From the genome of Chthoniobacterales bacterium:
CGCTGGCCCTTCTTGTTCGCCTCGTAGAGCGAGTCGAGCGTGATCGGGAACATGCCCTGGCTCATCACGATGCCCTGCTGGATCTTGTAGATGTCGCGCGGATCGTCCGCGTCACGCTGCTCGTAACGGGCGTCGTAGAACTTCAGCAGGAGCTGCTGATTCTTCGGGTCGGAGACCAGCTCGCCTCGCTTCGCGAAGATCACCTTCAGCGGCGTGCCGTCGCTGTCGATGTCGAAGATCGTGAGGTCCTTCAACTCGTTCCCCTTCTTGCTGCGGATGTAGATGCGCTTGTCGGGAATCTGGTCCACCACCTCGTCCGCCGCGAAAAGCGCGATCGGGTTGTTCGTCGCCACCTCGAAGAGCGCCTGCGCCATCTTCTGGGCCGCCCGCGGCGCGACGTCCGCGTTGATCCAGAAACAAATGCCGGTCAGCGTGAGGGCCAGCGCGAAGACCGGGATGCAGATGCGCGGAATGCTCACGCCATTCGACCGCAGCGCGATCAGTTCGTTGTCCGCCGACATGCGGCCGAAGACCAGCAACAGCGCCGTCAGCAATCCCCACGGAATCGAGAACGTCAGCGAGAACGGCAGCACGAAGGCCATGAACGCCAGCACGATCTCCAGCGGCACGCTCTGATTGACGAGGCGGTCGAGCAGTTCCTTCAGCAGGTTGCCCAGCACCAGCACGAGGCTGAGGACGACGATGCCAATCATCATGGTGACGAACACGTTCTTCGTCACGTAGCGGTCGATAATCTTCATGTAAAAGCGAGGCGCAAACAACTACGCGGTCCCGGCAGACGAGTCAACGAACGCCCGATGGTTCGCCAAACGACGCCAGAGACGGCTCGGGCAACCCACAGCCCATCTCGCAGAAGCACTCGGGTCGGCATTTCTACTTCGCGAGTTCGCGCAGCGTGTTCCGGTAGCGGCGCATGATGTCCTGCGCCTCCGCCATCTGGCGCGAGACCTCGGGATTCACCGCACTCAGGTGCAACGTGCCGTCGGCGGCATCCGTCACAAAAAGCAGGTCGCCCTCCTGCGCATTGAGGAAGGCCAGCGCCTCTTTCGGCAGCACCACACCCACGGAATTGCCAATCCTGCGGAGCTTGAGTTCGAGCGTCATGAGGTCACTGTCTTCACCGATGTTATAACGTCAATATTCCAAGCTCTACCAGATGGAGGGGCTGAGCAGGAAACTGCCGTCGAGCTGCAGCGCGCCATGCGCGGCGCTTTGCCTTGAATCCACTTTCAGGCCCGGCAAACTGAATTCGGCAAACACCGGCGAGAGCATCTCGCTTTGCCTTGAATCCACTTTCAGGCCCGGCAAACTGTAGCTCTCCGCGTCGCCCGTGAAAATGTAGCTTTGCCTTGAATCCACTTTCAGGCCCGGCAAACTGTCAAGAACGAAACGAGCAGAGACATTCGCGCTTTGCCTTGAATCCACTTTCAGGCCCGGCAAACTCGCTGAGCGCAAGTCGCTCAGCGAGAGCCGCTACCAGAGTTGAATCTGCTCCGGGAGCTCCTCGGCTGGCACCACGCTGGCCGGGGAGCCGTGGATCACGAAGCTACGCTCCCATTGGGCGCGGGTGACGAAAATCGCCCGCACGCTTCCCTCCTCCGGCAGCTGCTTTTTTACCCGGTCGATGTGCGTCTCCTGCCGGGCAAAGGTCACGCAGGCCCGCGCATAGACGCTCCATTGAAGCATCGCGTAGCCGTCGTCCTTGAGCCATTCGCGGAAGTCATGCGCCGCCTTCCGCTGTTCCTTGGTGCCGACCGGCAGGTCGAATGCGACGATCAACCAGCCCATTTTGAATTTTTCGGTGTCCATGGCTTGTAGAACTTCGTGTCGCCGTTGAGCACGGCCCGGCGAAAGCCGCGCACGACGCCCTCGATGCAACCGCGCACTTCGAGGTCCAGATCGAGGTAGCCGACGCGCTCCAGCGGGAAGCCGGTGACCCATTTCCGAAACGCGGGTGTGACCTCCCAACGTTCCGCGCCGCGGTTCTGTCGCACCCACTGGGCGACGCGCCAATCCACGCACGGGCGGAACGGTTCCATGAGGTCGTAGGCGAGCGGAGTGCTTCGCTCGCGCACGACGTGCGAGATGCCAAAGGTGGGATCGAGCCCAACCGCGAAGAGCTTCTGCAGGATCGTCGAAAGCAACACGGCGTAGCCATAGTTGAGCAGATTATTGAGGCCGGCGGCGCTGGCGCCGTTGCGTTCGCGCTGGAACTCCGGCGCTTCCTGGCTGCGGCCAAAGATTTGCCAGAACAGCTTCGCGTAGATTGCCTCCTTGTGCGCCTTGCGGCCCCACGCGACCTCGCGCAGCGCGGCGAGCGACCGGTCGCCGGGGGCAAGGTGCGCGGCGAGCGCGAATTGGTTGCGGCACTTCGCGTCGATGGTCTGCGCCCAGAGCCGCGCAAGGAAGCGTTCGTCGAGATTGAGCAGGGCGCGGGAGAGCAGCGTATCCGTCGAGCGGTTTGCCGGCAGGACGAGGCTCGTGGGCTTGAAATCCTCGCAGATGATAAGGGCCACACCGTGCTTGGCCGCCTCGAGGAAGAGGTGGCTGTGAATCTGCGCGGAAAAGCTCGTGATAATGATCGAGGCGACATCCTCGAGCGGCAGTCGTTTTTCGCCCTCGGCGGTGCGGCAGGTGAGCTGGCCGTCCTTGCAGCTCAGCGAGCATTGCGGCGAGTCGATGCTGACGATGTGGAAACTCATGCCGCGCCGCGTCTCTCC
Proteins encoded in this window:
- a CDS encoding LptF/LptG family permease gives rise to the protein MKIIDRYVTKNVFVTMMIGIVVLSLVLVLGNLLKELLDRLVNQSVPLEIVLAFMAFVLPFSLTFSIPWGLLTALLLVFGRMSADNELIALRSNGVSIPRICIPVFALALTLTGICFWINADVAPRAAQKMAQALFEVATNNPIALFAADEVVDQIPDKRIYIRSKKGNELKDLTIFDIDSDGTPLKVIFAKRGELVSDPKNQQLLLKFYDARYEQRDADDPRDIYKIQQGIVMSQGMFPITLDSLYEANKKGQRLEAYTLPELKKYMDEGAGGQPLAASVEFNRRFSASLACLAFALVAVPLGITTHRKETSVGFALSLVIAFSYYFFIIIANTFFRDNPHAYPQVLIWVPNVIFLALGGVLFYRLAKR
- the cas2 gene encoding CRISPR-associated endonuclease Cas2 is translated as MDTEKFKMGWLIVAFDLPVGTKEQRKAAHDFREWLKDDGYAMLQWSVYARACVTFARQETHIDRVKKQLPEEGSVRAIFVTRAQWERSFVIHGSPASVVPAEELPEQIQLW
- the cas1 gene encoding type II CRISPR-associated endonuclease Cas1; the encoded protein is MSFHIVSIDSPQCSLSCKDGQLTCRTAEGEKRLPLEDVASIIITSFSAQIHSHLFLEAAKHGVALIICEDFKPTSLVLPANRSTDTLLSRALLNLDERFLARLWAQTIDAKCRNQFALAAHLAPGDRSLAALREVAWGRKAHKEAIYAKLFWQIFGRSQEAPEFQRERNGASAAGLNNLLNYGYAVLLSTILQKLFAVGLDPTFGISHVVRERSTPLAYDLMEPFRPCVDWRVAQWVRQNRGAERWEVTPAFRKWVTGFPLERVGYLDLDLEVRGCIEGVVRGFRRAVLNGDTKFYKPWTPKNSKWAG